The following are from one region of the Coffea eugenioides isolate CCC68of chromosome 2, Ceug_1.0, whole genome shotgun sequence genome:
- the LOC113761525 gene encoding cycloartenol-C-24-methyltransferase — MSKPSALDLATGLGGQIAKDDVVSAVDKYEKYHGYYGGDEEERKANYSDMVNKYYDLVTSFYEYGWGESFHFAARLKGESLKESIKRHEHFLALQLGLKPGQKVLDVGCGIGGPLREIAQFSLTSVTGLNNNEYQISRGKVLNHAAGVERTCDFVKADFMKMTFPDNHFDAVYAIEATCHAPDVVGCYKEIYRVLIPGQCFAAYEWCMTDSFDPNNREHQKIKAEIELGNGLPDIRLTGQCLEAVKKAGFEVIWEKDLAADSPVPWYLPLDKSHFSLSSFRLTAVGRLITKNLVKALEYVGLAPNGSQRVQDFLEKAAEGLVAGGKKDIFTPMYFFLARKPLSDGQ, encoded by the exons GTATGAGAAATATCATGGTTACTATGGAGGTGATGAGGAAGAGAGGAAAGCTAACTACAGTGACATG GTCAACAAGTACTATGACCTGGTGACTAGCTTCTATGAATATGGCTGGGGAGAATCATTCCACTTTGCAGCAAG ATTGAAAGGAGAGTCTCTGAAGGAGAGCATTAAGCGGCATGAGCATTTCCTGGCTCTACAATTAGGGCTGAAACCAGGACAGAAG GTCTTGGATGTAGGATGTGGAATTGGTGGACCCTTGAGAGAAATTGCTCAGTTCAG CTTAACTTCAGTTACTGGTCTGAACAACAATGAATATCAGATATCAAGAGGAAAG GTACTGAACCATGCTGCTGGGGTAGAACGCACTTGTGACTTTGTGAAG GCTGATTTCATGAAAATGACATTCCCTGACAACCATTTTGATGCAGTATATGCAATAGAAGCTACATGTCATGCACCTGATGTG GTGGGATGCTACAAAGAGATATATAGGGTACTAATACCTGGTCAATGTTTTGCTGCATATGAATGGTGTATGACAGACTCTTTTGACCCCAATAACAGAGAACATCAAAAAATCAAG GCTGAAATAGAGCTTGGCAATGGTCTACCTGACATAAGATTAACAGGACAGTGCCTTGAGGCTGTGAAGAAAGCAGGTTTTGAA GTTATTTGGGAGAAAGATCTTGCAGCAGACTCACCGGTTCCTTGGTACTTGCCCCTGGATAAAAGTCACTTCTCCTTGAGCAGTTTCCGACTAACAGCAGTCGGACGTCTTATTACCAAAAACCTA GTTAAGGCTCTAGAGTATGTAGGACTTGCCCCAAATGGAAGTCAGAGGGTTCAAGATTTCTTAGAGAAAGCTGCAGAAGGGCTTGTTGCTGGTGGAAA GAAAGATATCTTCACACCAATGTATTTCTTCTTGGCTCGGAAGCCCCTTTCAGATGGTCAGTAG
- the LOC113759532 gene encoding uncharacterized protein LOC113759532, which yields MAKYMELLDAGVRIAARFHSHCPQTARLYYHPPASQDGGHHHHERSSHNHPLDGFLGRGITDDSAALMGRFGSKAGGSGMNDSTDFILYTVVS from the coding sequence ATGGcaaaatacatggaattattgGATGCAGGTGTCAGAATAGCTGCAAGGTTTCATTCCCACTGCCCACAAACTGCAAGATTGTATTACCATCCTCCGGCAAGTCAAGATGGTGGTCACCACCACCATGAACGGTCCTCCCACAACCACCCTCTTGATGGGTTTTTGGGTCGCGGCATTACTGATGATTCGGCAGCTTTGATGGGACGTTTTGGCTCCAAGGCTGGTGGTTCTGGGATGAATGATTCTACTGATTTTATTCTTTACACTGTTGTCTCGTGA